In one Parageobacillus genomosp. 1 genomic region, the following are encoded:
- a CDS encoding sugar phosphate nucleotidyltransferase translates to MKALLLAGGLGTRLRPLTENLPKPMAPIANRPWLEHLITHLREQGVDQFVIAAHHCSDVIRRYFGDGRRWGVKIEYALEPFPMGTAGAIKNAERLLDERFLVVNADIVHLPQLIPLLEFHRQHGGIATIALTEVEDPSSYGVVEQDDAGRILRFIEKPRPEEAPSNRINAGLYILEPEVMRYIPAQREVSIERETFPRLIRESAGVYGMVSHGYWRDMGTPARYRQVHWDVLDRRFPLPMHGRQIQPGVWAGEDVEFGSGVFLVPPVLIGNKVKVGDQAVIGPYAVIGDNCHIGARVHCSNSILWDRSVVRDGSRLSNSIFGYRTVAPAGEVFKDSIINQPKEVMQA, encoded by the coding sequence ATGAAAGCATTGCTGCTAGCTGGAGGTTTGGGTACACGTCTACGTCCATTAACTGAAAACCTTCCGAAACCGATGGCGCCCATTGCGAATCGCCCATGGTTGGAACACCTCATCACTCATCTGCGTGAACAAGGCGTCGATCAGTTTGTTATAGCCGCGCACCACTGTTCGGATGTGATTCGCCGTTACTTCGGAGACGGACGGCGCTGGGGAGTGAAGATTGAGTACGCTCTCGAACCGTTTCCAATGGGGACGGCAGGAGCCATCAAGAACGCGGAGCGATTGCTCGATGAGCGGTTCCTGGTCGTCAACGCCGACATCGTTCACTTGCCACAGTTGATTCCTCTTCTTGAGTTTCACCGCCAGCACGGTGGAATCGCCACCATTGCACTGACAGAAGTAGAAGACCCTTCTTCATACGGAGTAGTTGAACAGGATGATGCCGGACGGATCTTGCGTTTTATTGAGAAGCCTCGCCCTGAAGAGGCGCCGTCAAACCGAATCAACGCCGGTTTGTACATACTCGAGCCGGAGGTCATGCGTTATATTCCGGCGCAGCGCGAGGTCTCGATTGAGCGTGAAACGTTCCCGCGCCTGATTCGGGAAAGCGCCGGCGTCTACGGTATGGTAAGCCATGGCTACTGGCGCGACATGGGAACTCCGGCCCGTTATCGTCAGGTTCATTGGGATGTGCTCGACCGCCGGTTTCCTTTACCTATGCATGGACGTCAGATTCAGCCGGGTGTTTGGGCGGGGGAAGACGTCGAATTCGGCTCTGGTGTCTTCTTGGTGCCGCCGGTTTTGATTGGTAATAAGGTGAAGGTAGGCGACCAGGCGGTGATTGGTCCATATGCGGTGATTGGTGATAACTGCCACATCGGTGCCCGCGTGCATTGTTCGAACTCCATCCTTTGGGATCGTTCAGTCGTGCGCGACGGCAGCCGCCTAAGCAACAGCATTTTCGGGTACCGGACCGTGGCGCCTGCCGGCGAGGTGTTCAAAGATTCCATTATCAACCAACCGAAAGAGGTGATGCAGGCATGA
- a CDS encoding exosporium glycoprotein BclB-related protein, giving the protein MSKHWEEKCNDNNKPRVRCNCTNGQAVTVHGPAIQGPPGPPGPPGAGAIIPYASGLTPVVLSTVDVAGVIVSTGAIVGFGSSAPTTDINTGALTLGVGVGNIPDFAFVVPRTGTVTSISAFFSATVGVTLAAAGTVRAELWRASALSNTFTPTGVFVDLAPAFGPVVTVGNTAANTASASLPVAAGDKLLLVFSLRTSGPTPINIGALTGFASAGVGIS; this is encoded by the coding sequence TTGTCAAAACATTGGGAAGAAAAATGTAATGACAACAATAAGCCAAGAGTAAGATGTAATTGTACTAATGGGCAAGCGGTGACGGTACATGGACCTGCAATACAAGGACCTCCGGGACCTCCAGGACCTCCAGGGGCCGGTGCTATCATTCCATATGCATCTGGACTAACTCCTGTTGTACTATCTACAGTTGATGTTGCAGGTGTAATAGTTAGTACTGGAGCTATCGTTGGATTCGGAAGTTCTGCGCCAACTACTGATATTAATACAGGAGCACTAACTCTAGGTGTCGGTGTCGGGAACATTCCTGACTTCGCATTTGTAGTTCCTCGTACCGGAACAGTCACATCCATATCTGCCTTCTTTAGTGCTACAGTGGGGGTAACTTTAGCTGCAGCTGGAACAGTTAGAGCAGAATTATGGAGGGCATCTGCACTAAGCAACACCTTTACTCCAACAGGCGTTTTTGTAGATTTAGCACCAGCCTTCGGCCCTGTAGTTACCGTTGGCAATACTGCAGCTAATACTGCTTCGGCGTCATTACCGGTAGCTGCCGGTGACAAACTACTACTAGTTTTTTCCTTAAGAACATCTGGACCTACTCCAATTAATATCGGTGCTCTTACAGGTTTTGCAAGTGCGGGTGTTGGAATCAGTTAA
- a CDS encoding TOMM precursor leader peptide-binding protein, whose amino-acid sequence MGACVLMVGEGVLADFVYEKLSVQYQVVRQFDFEKGVPEETGLALVLHDAWHPSVHHKAEEVLRPLGIPWLRGFVSFGEGVIGPLVRPNTPGCSQCADMRRLIAGYDRKEMWELQQMMAVQGGIERDAWASRTGLLQMAYLIAAETQRVLEGSRAHLEEKVFLINLKTLKNSCHFFLPDPLCTVCGQLPDDSPTAAQISLQPSPKISPDSYRCRPIEELKEALVKDYLDYRTGLLNGKMHHFVLPFADVVVNMPMFIGDEGVAGRTHSYEISELTAILEGLERYCGIEPRGKRTVVYDSYRNLADQALNPLKVGVHAEEQYARPNFPFKPFHPDRPMNWVWGYSFLQERPILVPELLAYYSLGGGDGFIYETSNGCALGGSLEEAIFHAILEVVERDSFLMTWYAQLPLPRLDLRSANDKELQLMVDRVRAVAGYDLYFFNSTMEHGIPSVWAVAKNRKQKGLNLICAAGAHPDPLRAVKSAIHELAGMMLVLDEKFEANRKKYEKMLHDPLLVQQMEDHGMLYGLPEAEERLQFLLDDHRPLRTFEEEFKQQTKSADLTDDLRDILQKFRRLNLEVIVVDQTTPVIKRNGLYCVKVLIPGMLPMTFGHHLTRVTGLERVLRVPMELGYTKQPLTLEQLNPHPHPFP is encoded by the coding sequence ATGGGTGCTTGCGTATTGATGGTTGGAGAAGGGGTATTGGCAGATTTTGTGTATGAAAAATTGTCCGTTCAATATCAGGTAGTTCGGCAATTTGATTTCGAGAAAGGAGTTCCGGAAGAAACGGGTTTGGCTCTGGTGTTGCACGATGCTTGGCATCCCTCCGTTCATCACAAGGCGGAAGAGGTGTTACGACCGTTAGGCATTCCATGGCTTCGGGGCTTCGTTTCATTTGGTGAGGGCGTGATCGGTCCGCTAGTTCGCCCTAATACACCGGGATGTTCTCAGTGCGCTGACATGCGACGCCTTATAGCGGGGTACGACCGTAAGGAAATGTGGGAGCTGCAACAGATGATGGCAGTGCAAGGAGGAATAGAGCGTGATGCATGGGCATCACGAACAGGACTTTTGCAGATGGCCTACCTAATCGCCGCGGAAACGCAGAGGGTGTTAGAAGGCAGTCGTGCCCACTTAGAAGAAAAGGTGTTCCTGATCAATCTGAAAACATTAAAGAACTCATGTCACTTCTTTCTGCCCGACCCGTTATGTACGGTATGTGGCCAATTACCCGACGATTCACCGACAGCAGCCCAAATATCGCTGCAACCAAGTCCGAAGATCAGCCCTGACAGCTACCGCTGTCGCCCGATAGAGGAGTTGAAAGAAGCACTGGTCAAAGACTATCTAGATTACCGAACTGGATTATTGAATGGTAAAATGCATCATTTCGTGCTGCCGTTTGCGGATGTCGTTGTCAATATGCCAATGTTTATAGGCGACGAGGGAGTAGCGGGTCGGACTCATTCCTATGAGATTAGCGAGTTAACTGCCATTTTGGAGGGATTGGAGAGATATTGCGGTATCGAACCTCGCGGCAAACGAACGGTGGTTTATGACAGTTACCGAAACCTAGCAGATCAAGCACTCAACCCATTAAAGGTAGGAGTGCATGCGGAAGAACAGTATGCCCGACCCAACTTTCCGTTCAAACCGTTCCATCCTGATCGTCCAATGAATTGGGTATGGGGCTATTCATTTTTACAAGAGCGTCCGATTTTGGTCCCAGAGTTGCTCGCATATTACAGTTTGGGCGGTGGGGATGGTTTTATCTACGAAACTTCCAACGGATGTGCATTAGGCGGGAGTTTAGAGGAAGCGATTTTCCATGCCATTTTGGAGGTGGTGGAGCGTGATTCATTCTTAATGACTTGGTATGCGCAGCTACCTCTTCCGCGTCTTGACCTTCGTTCCGCTAACGATAAAGAATTACAGTTGATGGTTGACCGTGTACGTGCGGTGGCGGGATATGATCTGTATTTTTTCAACTCGACGATGGAACATGGAATTCCAAGCGTTTGGGCAGTGGCGAAAAACAGGAAACAAAAGGGGTTGAATCTCATCTGTGCCGCTGGAGCTCATCCGGACCCCCTACGGGCGGTGAAAAGCGCGATTCACGAGTTAGCAGGCATGATGCTTGTGCTTGACGAGAAATTTGAGGCAAACCGAAAGAAATATGAGAAAATGTTACACGATCCGTTATTAGTACAGCAGATGGAGGACCATGGCATGCTGTACGGTTTGCCGGAAGCAGAGGAGCGCCTGCAATTTTTGTTGGATGATCATCGTCCGTTGCGAACGTTTGAAGAGGAATTCAAGCAGCAAACGAAGAGTGCGGACTTGACAGATGACCTGCGGGACATTCTTCAGAAGTTCCGGCGATTGAACCTCGAGGTAATTGTGGTGGACCAGACAACACCGGTAATCAAACGAAACGGATTATATTGCGTGAAAGTACTGATTCCGGGAATGTTACCGATGACATTTGGGCATCACCTTACCCGCGTGACAGGTCTGGAGAGGGTGCTCCGGGTACCAATGGAACTCGGGTATACGAAACAACCGCTCACGCTTGAACAGCTTAATCCACATCCCCATCCGTTCCCATAG
- a CDS encoding phosphomannomutase/phosphoglucomutase — protein sequence MSLSMSQQSVLPPHVFKEYDIRGRAGEELDENFAYLLGTAFAEMVRQAGEQKVVVGHDNRISSPALHRALIAGLTQASCWVIDIGQVTTPMFYYSLEHTNVPCGIIVTASHNPGNENGFKIAMNKTTIYGERIQELRRTMERILNSQGINRSDSWKEGYVETLDIEPAYLQMLQNKIQLGSRKLKVVVDCGNGTPSTIAPKALEAWGCEVIPLYCESDPTFPNHHPDPVVPENLKDLIDVVRREKADLGVAFDGDGDRLGVVDEEGNILWGDQLMILFWREILRHYPGAEAPVEVKCSQALVEEIERLGGKPFFHRTGHSHIKATLRSRPEIPFAGEMSGHLFFNDEFYGYDDALYAAGRLLRILSNDGRKLSQLFADVPRYHATPETRVPCPEEQKAEAIAAVKQRFASSHEVVDVDGARIQFKDGWGLVRPSNTQPILVLRAEAKSPETLDNIKQQLADVLGEPPLNLTIPW from the coding sequence ATGAGCCTTTCGATGTCCCAACAATCCGTCCTACCACCGCACGTGTTTAAGGAGTACGACATTCGCGGACGTGCGGGGGAGGAACTGGACGAAAATTTTGCCTACTTGCTAGGAACGGCGTTTGCGGAAATGGTCCGGCAAGCCGGTGAGCAGAAGGTGGTGGTTGGTCACGACAACCGCATCTCTTCGCCGGCATTACACCGTGCGCTGATTGCAGGGCTTACCCAGGCGTCGTGCTGGGTGATCGACATCGGTCAGGTGACAACCCCGATGTTCTACTACAGCCTCGAGCACACCAATGTGCCGTGCGGCATCATTGTCACCGCCAGCCACAACCCGGGCAACGAAAACGGTTTTAAGATTGCGATGAATAAGACTACTATTTATGGCGAGCGCATCCAGGAGCTGCGACGGACGATGGAACGGATTCTTAACTCACAAGGAATCAACCGCAGCGACTCGTGGAAGGAAGGATATGTGGAGACGCTCGACATCGAGCCGGCCTATCTGCAAATGCTGCAAAACAAGATCCAGCTGGGGTCGCGCAAGCTCAAGGTAGTGGTCGATTGCGGCAACGGGACCCCTTCGACGATTGCGCCGAAAGCCTTGGAGGCATGGGGGTGCGAGGTCATCCCTTTGTATTGCGAATCCGACCCGACATTCCCTAATCACCATCCAGATCCGGTGGTGCCAGAGAATCTGAAGGATTTAATTGACGTGGTGCGACGGGAAAAGGCGGATCTCGGTGTGGCATTCGATGGTGACGGTGACCGATTGGGTGTCGTCGACGAAGAGGGAAACATCCTCTGGGGCGACCAACTGATGATTTTATTCTGGCGCGAGATTCTCCGTCACTATCCGGGGGCCGAAGCGCCGGTAGAGGTTAAGTGTTCGCAGGCGTTGGTCGAGGAAATCGAGCGGCTCGGCGGCAAACCGTTCTTCCATCGCACTGGCCATTCACACATTAAGGCAACGCTGCGCAGCCGGCCAGAGATTCCGTTTGCAGGCGAAATGTCCGGACATCTGTTCTTCAATGACGAGTTTTACGGCTATGATGACGCCTTGTACGCGGCGGGACGGCTATTGCGCATACTCTCCAATGATGGCCGCAAGCTGTCGCAGCTATTTGCAGATGTCCCGCGGTATCACGCCACTCCGGAGACGCGCGTGCCTTGCCCGGAGGAGCAGAAGGCGGAAGCCATCGCCGCGGTCAAACAGCGGTTTGCGAGTAGTCACGAGGTCGTGGACGTGGACGGCGCCCGTATCCAGTTCAAAGACGGTTGGGGGCTGGTGCGTCCGTCGAATACGCAGCCTATCCTTGTTCTGCGCGCCGAAGCCAAGTCACCAGAGACATTAGACAATATCAAACAGCAGCTGGCTGACGTACTCGGCGAGCCACCGCTTAACTTGACAATCCCATGGTGA
- a CDS encoding glycosyl transferase: MSPSVVKFDHLERMTDDTGLLEHCLGRIPRRREGYSTDDNARAIWACMEWLDLLGDDESEERRRLYRLLDRYLAFLLWAQREDGWFQNNFYFNRTPESESRSDDCLGRSLWAAAVAYVNLEDDARRCAAAEILRRALSASGELRFLRGQAWGLATCCLLLSKRRDGSALPSGVTEDDLTNLADVFERRLLDAYHTHRPDGWHWYEPQITYANGLLPWALFVAYRYHGRAETLRVAKESLDFLVDKMSRHDGVIRPIGNRGWCEGDRRADWDQQPVDVMKLALAAREAYRVLDDDAYREVVRRCRDWFYGENDLGIPLADPSDGSCCDGLAPDGTNLNRGAESTLSYLLTEAMAQSLQLEVVFDEPFDVPTIRPTTARV, encoded by the coding sequence TTGTCCCCGTCAGTCGTTAAGTTCGATCATCTGGAACGCATGACTGACGACACGGGGTTGCTCGAGCATTGCCTCGGGCGTATCCCGCGCCGTCGAGAAGGTTACTCGACTGATGATAACGCGCGCGCCATCTGGGCGTGCATGGAGTGGCTCGATCTATTGGGAGATGATGAGTCCGAGGAGCGCCGGAGGCTATACCGGCTGCTGGATCGGTACCTAGCCTTCTTGCTCTGGGCACAGAGGGAGGACGGTTGGTTTCAGAACAACTTTTATTTTAACCGGACTCCGGAATCGGAGTCGCGCTCGGATGACTGTCTGGGCCGGTCCCTCTGGGCGGCGGCAGTGGCCTACGTGAATCTCGAAGATGATGCCCGGCGCTGTGCGGCCGCCGAGATTCTGCGCCGGGCGCTTTCGGCCAGCGGCGAGTTGCGGTTTTTGCGCGGCCAGGCCTGGGGGCTCGCGACTTGCTGCCTGCTGTTGTCTAAGCGAAGAGACGGCTCGGCTTTGCCTTCCGGTGTGACCGAGGACGACCTCACAAATCTGGCGGACGTGTTCGAGCGGCGTTTGCTCGACGCTTACCACACGCATAGGCCAGATGGTTGGCATTGGTATGAGCCGCAAATTACCTACGCCAATGGACTATTGCCGTGGGCACTGTTTGTGGCTTATCGGTACCACGGACGCGCTGAGACGTTACGGGTGGCCAAAGAGAGCCTCGACTTTTTGGTGGATAAGATGAGCAGACACGACGGTGTCATTCGTCCCATCGGCAATCGCGGCTGGTGTGAAGGCGACCGGCGTGCTGACTGGGACCAACAGCCTGTCGATGTGATGAAGCTGGCCTTGGCTGCGCGCGAGGCCTATCGGGTGTTGGACGATGATGCCTACCGCGAGGTCGTTCGCCGCTGTCGTGATTGGTTTTACGGAGAAAACGACCTCGGCATCCCCCTCGCCGATCCGAGCGACGGGAGTTGCTGTGACGGTCTTGCCCCGGACGGGACGAATCTGAATCGGGGCGCTGAGTCGACACTTTCCTATCTATTGACGGAAGCCATGGCACAATCCTTGCAATTGGAGGTGGTTTTTGATGAGCCTTTCGATGTCCCAACAATCCGTCCTACCACCGCACGTGTTTAA
- a CDS encoding YjcZ family sporulation protein, protein MRSNFALIVVLFILLIIVGCSCFFGRY, encoded by the coding sequence TTGCGGTCAAACTTTGCTTTAATTGTTGTGCTGTTTATCCTTTTAATTATTGTTGGATGCAGTTGTTTTTTCGGTCGTTACTAA
- a CDS encoding SagB family peptide dehydrogenase, which translates to MKLETFLHHLHFDIDKIMPPDWEVDWEDAPLAYKLYRNLPVIPLSPEVPLTLEGRKASGKLDLEEIGHFLWYVFGLTQFCQLSFSMGPTEQAANLMYLYRRFVPSGGALYPNELYVYLKMEDVPEGVYHYDVAHHRLVLLREGNFDSYLTRALGNRCDVSACFGIVFVSTMFWKNFFKYNNFAYRLQGLDAGVLIGQLLEVAKQFGFASTVYFQFLDRAINHLLGLSEQEESIYAVIALSVESSITWFDNDNNLEENVSATELCRELPAVQHHYYIRSRRIIDYPMLRKMNEASMLESSRLFRQIKVEEKGTCGVQAVVLPCVKRLSYDLASVCQTRYSPGMDFVLGKVSQEQLATLLQEATLSFTYRNDLDGEYEKPPSRVSLYGCFYNVEDVPNGAYYYDSAVHALGRIRSGDYRHYLQYGMSMDNVNLFQVPLCLHVVGDRDHLQMELGYRGYRIQQMEAGMLVQRLLLVASALGMGGHPLLGFDVNLCDKLYKIDSRWKTSLIQIPIGPYRPRAWLRGSLRS; encoded by the coding sequence ATGAAGCTAGAGACATTTTTACACCATCTTCATTTTGACATCGATAAGATTATGCCGCCAGATTGGGAGGTCGATTGGGAAGATGCGCCGCTTGCGTATAAGCTGTACCGTAACTTGCCAGTGATTCCGCTTTCTCCAGAAGTACCGTTAACGCTTGAGGGAAGGAAAGCGTCTGGAAAGCTCGACCTAGAAGAAATAGGTCATTTTCTCTGGTACGTTTTCGGCCTTACTCAATTTTGCCAGCTATCCTTTTCCATGGGTCCGACGGAACAAGCGGCAAACCTAATGTACTTGTACCGGCGTTTTGTTCCTTCCGGAGGGGCGCTGTATCCAAACGAATTATACGTGTATTTGAAAATGGAGGATGTTCCAGAAGGAGTGTACCATTACGATGTGGCACACCATCGTTTGGTATTGTTGCGGGAAGGCAATTTCGATTCCTATCTAACTAGGGCCTTGGGCAATCGCTGTGACGTGTCGGCTTGTTTCGGTATTGTTTTTGTATCGACAATGTTTTGGAAAAATTTCTTTAAATACAATAATTTTGCTTACCGTTTGCAAGGGCTGGATGCTGGCGTGCTAATCGGGCAGCTGTTGGAAGTGGCGAAACAGTTCGGCTTCGCATCGACAGTGTATTTTCAATTTCTTGATAGGGCGATCAACCATCTGCTTGGACTATCCGAACAGGAAGAGAGTATATATGCGGTTATTGCATTATCTGTGGAGTCTTCGATCACTTGGTTTGATAACGATAATAACTTAGAAGAAAATGTTTCTGCCACTGAATTGTGCAGAGAATTGCCAGCAGTTCAGCATCATTACTATATTCGGTCGCGGAGGATCATTGACTATCCGATGCTGAGAAAAATGAATGAAGCGTCGATGTTGGAATCATCACGATTATTTCGGCAGATTAAGGTAGAGGAGAAAGGTACCTGTGGGGTCCAAGCGGTAGTTTTGCCTTGTGTGAAGCGGTTATCGTATGATCTGGCGTCAGTCTGCCAGACGCGATATTCACCAGGTATGGATTTTGTTTTGGGAAAGGTAAGTCAAGAACAATTGGCCACTTTGTTGCAAGAGGCGACGCTTTCTTTCACGTATCGAAATGATTTAGATGGAGAATATGAGAAGCCGCCGTCCCGTGTCTCCCTGTATGGCTGTTTTTATAACGTTGAAGATGTTCCAAATGGTGCTTACTACTATGATAGTGCTGTTCATGCGTTAGGACGGATACGTTCTGGAGATTATCGTCACTACCTGCAATACGGAATGTCAATGGACAATGTTAATCTGTTCCAAGTGCCGCTCTGTCTGCATGTGGTAGGAGACAGGGATCACCTTCAAATGGAATTAGGGTACAGAGGATATCGCATTCAACAAATGGAGGCGGGAATGCTCGTGCAACGACTGCTCTTGGTGGCGTCGGCCCTGGGGATGGGCGGGCACCCGCTTCTCGGATTTGATGTGAACTTATGTGATAAACTTTACAAGATCGATTCGCGATGGAAAACAAGCTTAATCCAAATCCCTATCGGACCTTATCGTCCTCGCGCCTGGCTAAGAGGGAGTTTGCGTAGCTAG
- a CDS encoding Gfo/Idh/MocA family protein → MPYPLPPYRVGIAGAGAFAAFLAGALAPLPEFQLTAVAGRTDEKRQRVLAAYRHRRSDEVAPREYREANELIRDPDIDVVILTTPPHLHAPLGELALTQGKHLLLEKPGALTSAALKDNARLATKQRRAFAVNLVLRYNPLVEAVKWMLRHHLLGRVYHASLHNAAHRVASGHWFWNRERSGGIFIEHGVHFFEVGRHWFGEPEDAHGFAVTEANGEQSRVWASVIHRGCTRQGHVQEARVATKEAGLLHEYVPVQYYHGFTMEADAPESTQWEVHCAQGRIVLEGWIPQRLYIEGVLSAEQAELIDALLDTVPTQPAANAGEQVRAWAAARLSPDMSAPDHTSSSFFSRLPYRRTLSLVDRQAWYEAMAQARFLDFCRMIQDPNWSGLVTPDDAVADLALAEACTASEAWQEGRMRDSTSNQTRPL, encoded by the coding sequence ATGCCTTATCCGCTCCCGCCATACCGCGTGGGTATTGCCGGCGCAGGCGCTTTTGCTGCGTTCTTGGCCGGCGCGCTCGCTCCGTTGCCGGAATTTCAGTTGACGGCTGTTGCCGGCCGTACTGACGAAAAGCGCCAGCGCGTGCTGGCCGCCTATCGCCACCGTCGATCCGATGAGGTTGCCCCGCGCGAATATCGGGAAGCAAACGAACTTATCCGCGATCCGGACATCGACGTGGTGATCTTGACGACACCGCCCCACCTCCACGCACCGCTCGGCGAGCTGGCATTGACGCAAGGCAAGCACCTGCTTCTGGAGAAACCAGGGGCACTAACTTCAGCGGCGCTGAAGGACAATGCCCGGCTCGCAACGAAACAACGGCGCGCGTTCGCCGTCAACCTGGTCTTGCGCTACAACCCGTTGGTGGAAGCGGTCAAATGGATGCTCCGCCACCACCTGTTGGGCCGTGTGTACCACGCCAGTCTCCACAACGCCGCACACCGTGTCGCATCCGGACATTGGTTCTGGAACCGCGAACGGAGCGGAGGCATTTTCATCGAACATGGCGTTCACTTCTTCGAAGTCGGCCGGCACTGGTTTGGCGAACCTGAAGATGCGCATGGTTTCGCCGTAACCGAAGCAAACGGTGAGCAGTCGCGCGTGTGGGCGAGCGTGATTCACCGCGGCTGCACACGTCAAGGCCATGTACAGGAAGCGCGAGTGGCGACAAAAGAAGCGGGACTCCTGCACGAATACGTACCGGTCCAGTATTACCACGGATTCACAATGGAGGCGGACGCTCCCGAGTCGACGCAGTGGGAAGTCCACTGTGCTCAAGGGCGGATTGTGCTCGAAGGCTGGATTCCCCAACGGCTGTACATCGAGGGCGTGCTCTCGGCAGAACAGGCGGAACTAATCGACGCCTTGCTCGACACCGTGCCTACGCAACCAGCAGCAAACGCTGGCGAACAGGTACGGGCATGGGCCGCAGCGCGGTTGTCTCCCGATATGTCGGCGCCCGATCATACATCCTCGTCTTTCTTTTCCCGCCTACCGTATCGGCGGACGTTGTCATTGGTTGATCGACAAGCGTGGTATGAGGCGATGGCCCAGGCCCGCTTCCTGGATTTTTGCCGGATGATCCAAGACCCGAACTGGAGCGGACTGGTGACGCCAGACGACGCTGTAGCCGACCTAGCCCTTGCCGAAGCCTGCACAGCTTCCGAAGCCTGGCAGGAGGGCCGGATGCGGGATTCTACATCCAATCAAACGAGACCGCTTTAG
- a CDS encoding glycosyltransferase family 4 protein — MKRIAYVSTYPPRRCGIATFTEHLLKSVCVAGKRRDVDPVIVLYNETDGDSAYRNDPKFWPLPAQDRAAYTQMAEQVNRSDVSVVVLQHEFGIFGGEAGEYILDFVHALKKPLVTTFHTIFADPQPPYRRIQQQIADASDAIVVMNRQAIPYLTRAFNLPEHKIFYIPHGAPEPSGEERDRLRRRLGFEGRKVMFTFGLLNRGKGIESVIAALPGVVREVPETLYVIAGQTHPEVKKREGEAYREELQEMIRRLGLEANVRMIDRYFSEEELVDYLTACDLYVTPYPGMQQITSGTLAYAVGVGRPVLSTPYEHARDLLRGCEELLLPYGDTAAWERQLRQLLADEAAMRQWEEKIRQIGATTHWPRVGEQYLQLFAKLCGETDGDAKTAERSEGEVEPIVPVSR, encoded by the coding sequence ATGAAGCGGATCGCATACGTCAGTACATATCCACCGCGTCGTTGCGGCATTGCGACGTTCACGGAGCATCTTCTTAAGAGCGTGTGCGTCGCCGGCAAACGGCGCGATGTTGATCCGGTAATTGTGCTCTATAACGAAACCGATGGCGACTCGGCCTATCGAAACGATCCGAAGTTCTGGCCTTTACCGGCGCAGGACCGGGCCGCTTACACGCAGATGGCGGAACAGGTCAACCGCAGCGATGTTTCGGTGGTGGTCCTGCAGCACGAGTTCGGCATCTTCGGAGGCGAAGCGGGTGAATACATACTGGACTTCGTCCATGCCCTGAAGAAGCCGCTCGTCACGACGTTTCACACCATCTTTGCCGATCCTCAACCGCCTTATCGCCGTATTCAGCAACAAATCGCCGATGCGAGCGACGCTATCGTGGTCATGAACCGTCAGGCGATTCCGTACCTAACGAGAGCGTTTAACTTGCCGGAGCATAAAATCTTCTACATTCCGCACGGTGCACCGGAGCCGAGCGGCGAGGAACGGGATCGCCTCCGCCGTCGCTTGGGATTCGAAGGGCGCAAGGTCATGTTTACCTTTGGATTGCTCAATCGCGGCAAGGGCATCGAGTCGGTGATCGCAGCCTTGCCGGGAGTCGTCCGCGAAGTGCCGGAGACGCTATATGTCATCGCTGGACAGACACACCCTGAAGTGAAAAAGCGCGAAGGGGAAGCGTACCGCGAGGAGTTACAGGAGATGATCCGTCGCCTTGGGCTGGAGGCGAACGTACGGATGATTGATCGCTATTTCAGTGAGGAGGAACTGGTTGACTACTTGACAGCGTGTGACCTTTACGTCACCCCGTATCCGGGGATGCAGCAAATTACTAGCGGCACCTTGGCCTACGCGGTTGGCGTGGGTCGTCCGGTCCTCTCGACGCCATATGAACATGCCCGCGACCTGCTGCGCGGGTGCGAGGAACTGCTGCTGCCGTACGGCGACACCGCTGCCTGGGAGCGGCAACTACGGCAGCTGCTAGCTGATGAAGCAGCTATGCGGCAATGGGAGGAGAAGATCAGACAAATCGGTGCAACGACGCACTGGCCACGCGTCGGCGAGCAATATCTGCAACTGTTTGCAAAGCTCTGCGGCGAAACGGACGGTGATGCAAAGACTGCAGAGCGGAGTGAAGGTGAGGTGGAGCCTATTGTCCCCGTCAGTCGTTAA